From Streptomonospora salina, the proteins below share one genomic window:
- a CDS encoding acyl-CoA dehydrogenase family protein: MTDADALTGDPAQLRALLDGRWRRVRELARERLRGERFRPVAGMGVEEHRERVLDQITAIAGGKMSGYGFSAEYGGSDDVGGSVVAFEMLVCDLSLMVKVGVQWGLFGGAIQALGTARHHAAYLPRVMSLDLPGCFAMTETGHGSDVQGLRTTAEYDPATEEFVVTTPDDAARKDYIGNAARDGRMAVVFAQLITEGRSHGVHALLVPIRDAGGAVTPGVRIGDCGPKAGLNGVDNGRLWFDGVRVPREALLNRYGDVAADGTYSSPIDSDNRRFFTMLGTLVRGRISVAGGAGSATKAALEIAVRYGDVRRQFDRPDTGEEVALLDYRAHQRRLLPALARTYALHFAQEELVGALHERHGGGAGDDERGQRELEARAAGIKALSTWHATRTIQTCREACGGAGYLQENRIPQLKADTDVFTTFEGDNTVLLQLVAKGLLTDYRQEFGELDPLGVARFAAGRFLGAVIERTAARSLIERLVNAAPGRGDESDLYDRGWQLRLLEDREKHTLDGLARRLRRAGPSSDPQAWEVFNEAQDHVLSAARAHMERVVLEAFVAAIDRCPDASTRELLNAVCDLFVLSAVEEDRAWFLEHERLTAARAKALTQQVDRLCARLRPHAQTLVEAFGFPDEWLAAPIALGEEERRQREQRERTAAAQG, encoded by the coding sequence ATGACCGACGCCGACGCACTCACCGGCGACCCCGCGCAGCTGCGCGCCCTGCTGGACGGGCGCTGGCGGCGCGTGCGCGAGCTGGCGCGCGAACGGCTGCGCGGCGAGCGGTTCCGCCCCGTAGCGGGAATGGGCGTGGAGGAGCACCGCGAGCGCGTGCTGGACCAGATCACCGCGATCGCCGGCGGGAAGATGTCGGGCTACGGGTTCTCGGCCGAGTACGGCGGCTCCGACGACGTCGGCGGATCGGTGGTCGCCTTCGAGATGCTGGTGTGCGACCTGTCCCTGATGGTCAAGGTCGGTGTGCAGTGGGGGCTGTTCGGCGGGGCGATCCAGGCGCTGGGCACCGCCCGCCACCATGCCGCCTACCTCCCGCGGGTGATGTCGCTGGATCTTCCGGGCTGCTTCGCCATGACCGAAACCGGACACGGTTCCGACGTTCAGGGGCTGCGCACCACGGCCGAGTACGACCCGGCCACCGAGGAGTTCGTCGTCACCACGCCCGACGACGCCGCCCGCAAGGACTACATCGGCAACGCGGCCCGCGACGGGCGCATGGCCGTCGTCTTCGCCCAGTTGATCACCGAGGGCCGCAGCCACGGCGTGCACGCGCTCCTGGTGCCCATCCGCGACGCCGGCGGCGCTGTGACGCCCGGTGTGCGCATCGGCGACTGCGGCCCCAAGGCCGGACTCAACGGCGTGGACAACGGCCGGCTGTGGTTCGACGGCGTGCGCGTTCCCCGCGAAGCGCTGCTCAACCGCTACGGCGACGTCGCCGCCGACGGCACCTACTCCAGCCCCATCGACAGCGACAACCGCCGCTTCTTCACGATGCTCGGCACGCTGGTGCGCGGCCGCATCAGCGTCGCGGGGGGCGCGGGCAGCGCCACCAAGGCGGCGCTGGAGATCGCGGTCCGGTACGGCGACGTCCGCCGCCAGTTCGACCGGCCCGACACCGGCGAGGAGGTCGCGCTGCTGGACTACCGGGCCCATCAGCGGAGGCTGCTTCCGGCGCTGGCGCGCACCTACGCCCTGCACTTCGCCCAGGAGGAGCTGGTGGGCGCCCTGCACGAACGCCACGGCGGCGGGGCCGGCGACGACGAGCGCGGCCAGCGCGAACTGGAGGCGCGTGCCGCCGGGATCAAGGCGCTGTCGACCTGGCACGCCACCCGCACGATCCAGACCTGCCGTGAGGCCTGCGGCGGCGCGGGCTACCTCCAGGAGAACCGGATCCCCCAGCTCAAGGCCGACACCGACGTCTTCACCACCTTCGAGGGCGACAACACGGTGCTGCTGCAGCTGGTCGCCAAGGGCCTGCTGACCGACTACCGCCAGGAGTTCGGCGAGCTGGACCCGCTGGGCGTGGCGCGTTTCGCCGCCGGGCGGTTCCTGGGTGCGGTGATCGAGCGCACCGCCGCCCGTTCGCTGATCGAGCGGCTGGTCAACGCCGCGCCCGGCCGCGGCGACGAATCCGACCTGTACGACCGCGGGTGGCAGCTGCGGCTGCTGGAAGACCGGGAGAAGCACACCCTGGACGGGCTCGCGCGGCGGCTGCGCCGGGCCGGGCCGTCGTCGGACCCGCAGGCCTGGGAGGTGTTCAACGAGGCCCAGGACCACGTGCTGTCGGCCGCCCGGGCGCACATGGAGCGCGTGGTGCTGGAGGCCTTCGTCGCCGCGATCGACCGGTGCCCCGACGCGTCCACCCGCGAACTGCTGAACGCGGTGTGCGACCTGTTCGTGCTCTCGGCGGTCGAGGAGGACCGCGCCTGGTTCCTGGAGCACGAGCGGCTGACCGCCGCCCGCGCCAAGGCCCTCACCCAGCAGGTCGACCGGCTGTGTGCGCGCCTGCGCCCGCACGCGCAGACGCTCGTGGAGGCGTTCGGGTTCCCCGACGAGTGGCTGGCGGCGCCCATCGCGCTGGGCGAGGAGGAGCGCCGCCAGCGCGAGCAGCGCGAGCGCACCGCGGCCGCGCAGGGCTGA
- the egtD gene encoding L-histidine N(alpha)-methyltransferase, which produces MLRIDHHLTADDLAKALRSDAAEGLTSSPKSLPPKWFYDERGSELFEEITRLAEYYPTRAESRILHERAGEIAAASGADTLVELGAGSGDKTRLLLDALDGAGTLRRFVPVDVSGEFLGAAAAAIGGSYPGLEVHAAVADFERHLHLLPSGGRRLVAVLGSTLGNQPPAARVSFLGDLHSGCTEGDTLLLGVDLVKDPARLVAAYDDPGGVTAEFNRNVLRVLDRELDADFAPDGFDHVAVWDPGAEWIEMRLRSRARHSVRVAALDLTVGFAAGEEMRTEISAKFRRERIEAELGAAGFALQRWWTDSAGDYALLLARP; this is translated from the coding sequence ATGCTGCGCATCGACCACCACCTGACCGCCGACGACCTCGCGAAAGCGCTGCGGAGCGACGCGGCCGAAGGGCTGACCTCCAGTCCCAAGTCGCTGCCGCCCAAATGGTTCTACGACGAGCGCGGAAGCGAACTCTTCGAGGAGATCACCCGGCTCGCCGAGTACTACCCGACCCGGGCCGAGAGCCGGATCCTGCACGAGCGCGCCGGCGAGATCGCCGCCGCATCCGGCGCCGACACGCTGGTGGAACTGGGAGCGGGGTCGGGAGACAAGACCCGGCTGCTGCTGGACGCCCTCGACGGCGCCGGTACTCTGCGCCGGTTCGTCCCCGTCGACGTCAGCGGCGAATTCCTCGGCGCGGCCGCCGCCGCGATCGGCGGTTCCTACCCGGGCCTGGAGGTGCACGCCGCCGTCGCCGACTTCGAACGCCACCTGCACCTGTTGCCCTCCGGCGGCCGGCGGCTGGTCGCCGTCCTGGGGTCCACCCTGGGCAACCAGCCGCCCGCAGCCCGGGTGTCCTTTCTCGGCGACCTGCACAGCGGATGCACCGAAGGCGACACCCTGCTGCTGGGGGTGGACCTCGTCAAGGACCCCGCGCGCCTGGTCGCCGCCTACGACGACCCCGGCGGCGTCACCGCCGAGTTCAACCGCAACGTCCTGCGCGTGCTCGACCGCGAGCTGGACGCCGACTTCGCCCCGGACGGCTTCGACCACGTCGCCGTGTGGGACCCCGGCGCCGAGTGGATCGAGATGCGGTTGCGCTCGCGCGCCCGGCACAGCGTCCGCGTCGCCGCACTCGATCTGACCGTCGGCTTCGCCGCGGGCGAGGAGATGCGCACCGAGATCTCCGCGAAGTTCCGCCGCGAGCGCATCGAGGCCGAACTCGGCGCCGCCGGGTTCGCCCTGCAGCGGTGGTGGACCGACAGCGCCGGGGACTACGCCCTGCTGCTGGCGCGGCCGTAG
- a CDS encoding MIP/aquaporin family protein → MVYLAEFVGTAILTLLGCGVVAGVTLPRSKAAGGGWIVVTFGWGLAVAMAVYTVGQYSGAHINPAVTLGMASIGELPWSLVPGYFAAQIAGGCFGSVVVYLSYLPHWRDTDDAGAKLGVFSTIPAVRSIPANFITEVVGTFMLIFGILGINANMNPLGASGDGTLADLFGTGVAPLLVGFLVLAIGLSLGGPTGYAINPARDLGPRIAHQLLPIPGKGGSDWSYAWVPIVAPLLGGVLAAQTFVLLGFAV, encoded by the coding sequence ATGGTGTATCTGGCCGAGTTCGTCGGAACGGCGATCCTGACGCTGCTGGGGTGCGGCGTCGTCGCCGGTGTCACACTGCCGCGTTCCAAGGCCGCCGGCGGCGGCTGGATCGTGGTCACGTTCGGGTGGGGCCTCGCGGTGGCCATGGCCGTCTACACCGTCGGACAGTACAGCGGCGCCCACATCAACCCGGCCGTCACCCTGGGCATGGCCTCCATCGGCGAGCTGCCCTGGAGCCTGGTGCCCGGCTACTTCGCGGCGCAGATCGCCGGCGGCTGCTTCGGCTCGGTGGTGGTCTACCTCTCCTACCTTCCGCACTGGCGCGATACCGACGACGCCGGGGCCAAACTCGGCGTCTTCAGCACGATTCCCGCGGTGCGCAGCATCCCGGCCAACTTCATCACCGAGGTCGTCGGCACCTTCATGCTGATCTTCGGGATCCTGGGCATCAACGCCAACATGAACCCGCTGGGCGCATCCGGCGACGGCACCCTCGCCGACCTGTTCGGGACCGGGGTGGCTCCCCTGCTGGTCGGTTTCCTGGTGCTGGCGATCGGGCTGTCGCTGGGCGGACCGACCGGCTACGCCATCAACCCCGCCCGCGACCTGGGGCCGCGCATCGCGCACCAGCTGCTGCCCATCCCCGGCAAGGGCGGTTCGGACTGGTCCTATGCATGGGTGCCCATCGTGGCGCCGCTCCTCGGCGGGGTGCTGGCCGCCCAGACCTTCGTGCTGCTGGGTTTCGCGGTGTAG
- a CDS encoding 1,4-dihydroxy-2-naphthoate polyprenyltransferase, whose amino-acid sequence MATVSEWVAGARPRTLPNSIVPVAVGTGAAVGAGGAVWWKALLAAGVALALQVGVNYANDYSDGIRGTDTEERVGPTRLTAARLAAPRRVLSAAWACFAAAAVLGLVLAVTTAWWLLLVGAVAIVAAWFYTGGRRPYGYRALGELSVFVFFGLVAVVGTVFVQLETVPWQGWVAAVPVGLLSCSVLVINNVRDLDTDAQTGKYTLAVRLGDAGTRRLYAGCVAGAFAGGLATAAATWWAALVLLALPAAVPPVRRVLGGQEGAGLVAGLGETGRLQLVFGALFTAGLALGALG is encoded by the coding sequence GTGGCCACGGTCAGCGAATGGGTTGCGGGTGCGCGTCCCCGCACGTTGCCGAATTCGATCGTCCCCGTGGCGGTGGGTACCGGCGCGGCGGTGGGTGCCGGCGGCGCCGTGTGGTGGAAGGCGCTGCTGGCGGCGGGCGTGGCTCTGGCGCTGCAGGTGGGCGTGAACTACGCCAACGATTACAGCGACGGGATCCGCGGCACCGACACCGAGGAGCGGGTGGGCCCCACCCGGCTGACGGCCGCGCGGCTGGCGGCGCCTCGGCGCGTGCTGTCGGCCGCGTGGGCGTGTTTCGCGGCGGCGGCGGTGCTGGGGCTGGTGCTTGCGGTGACCACGGCATGGTGGCTGCTGCTGGTGGGCGCTGTGGCGATCGTGGCGGCGTGGTTCTACACCGGCGGCCGGCGCCCGTACGGGTACCGGGCGCTGGGCGAGCTGTCGGTGTTCGTCTTCTTCGGCCTGGTGGCGGTGGTGGGCACGGTGTTCGTGCAGCTGGAAACGGTTCCGTGGCAGGGGTGGGTGGCGGCGGTCCCGGTGGGGCTGCTGTCGTGCTCGGTGCTGGTGATCAACAACGTGCGCGATCTGGACACCGACGCGCAGACGGGCAAGTACACGCTGGCGGTGCGTCTGGGCGATGCGGGAACGCGCCGGTTGTACGCGGGGTGCGTCGCGGGCGCCTTCGCGGGCGGCCTCGCGACGGCGGCCGCGACCTGGTGGGCGGCGCTGGTGCTGCTGGCCCTGCCGGCGGCGGTGCCGCCGGTGCGCCGGGTACTCGGCGGGCAGGAAGGGGCCGGCCTGGTGGCGGGCCTGGGTGAGACCGGCCGGCTGCAACTGGTGTTCGGAGCCCTGTTCACGGCGGGCCTGGCGTTGGGCGCACTCGGCTGA
- a CDS encoding GNAT family N-acetyltransferase, with product METQQRPDVEQADASHIEAIVDLADRWRRDYRRHAPGFRDPAPDARERHRARVGAIVADRRSGLALVATRGSEPAGCLLAVLGPAADVYAPGGELARIDDFWVADPADWWGAGAALLEEARPRLRALGAARIVVEAGGHDSPKQAFLWRSGLTLASERYQASL from the coding sequence ATGGAGACCCAGCAGCGTCCGGACGTGGAACAGGCCGACGCCTCCCACATCGAAGCCATCGTCGACCTCGCCGACCGGTGGCGCCGCGATTACCGGCGCCACGCCCCCGGATTCCGGGACCCTGCCCCCGACGCCCGCGAACGCCACCGCGCCCGTGTCGGCGCGATCGTCGCCGACCGCCGGAGCGGACTGGCCCTGGTGGCCACGCGCGGGTCGGAGCCGGCCGGGTGCCTGCTGGCGGTGCTGGGCCCGGCCGCCGACGTCTACGCCCCCGGCGGCGAACTCGCCCGTATCGACGACTTCTGGGTCGCCGATCCCGCCGACTGGTGGGGCGCGGGCGCCGCGCTCCTGGAAGAGGCCCGCCCCCGGCTCAGGGCACTGGGCGCGGCCCGCATCGTCGTCGAGGCCGGCGGCCACGACTCGCCCAAACAGGCGTTCCTGTGGCGCTCCGGCCTCACCCTGGCCTCCGAGCGCTACCAGGCGTCGCTCTAG
- a CDS encoding Lrp/AsnC family transcriptional regulator encodes MADGQQSQESGRPQDAAESRRTKSLRPSSAGADGERTRRRSRRLPDATDEIIIGALADDARTGITEIAGMANVSRATAYNRIKRLTDDGVIRGYSVVADHARMGLGVTALVLISGSQPDWRANREVLSSYPEVEYCWYVVGSADIVLLVRVADTDQLRDLILTRLQALPGVTATQTLTVIDEVVHRPVVRPED; translated from the coding sequence ATGGCCGACGGCCAGCAGTCGCAGGAGAGCGGGCGCCCGCAGGACGCCGCGGAATCCCGACGCACGAAGTCCCTGCGGCCCTCGTCGGCGGGCGCGGACGGCGAGCGCACCCGGCGCCGCTCCCGGCGGCTTCCCGACGCCACCGACGAGATCATCATCGGCGCGCTCGCCGACGACGCCCGCACCGGCATCACCGAGATCGCGGGCATGGCCAACGTGTCGCGCGCGACCGCCTACAACCGCATCAAACGGCTCACCGACGACGGCGTCATCCGCGGATACTCCGTGGTGGCCGACCACGCCCGGATGGGCCTGGGCGTCACCGCGCTGGTACTCATCTCCGGCAGTCAGCCCGACTGGCGGGCCAACCGCGAAGTACTCTCCTCCTACCCCGAGGTCGAGTACTGCTGGTACGTGGTGGGATCGGCCGATATCGTGCTCCTCGTGCGCGTGGCCGACACCGACCAGCTGCGCGATCTGATCCTTACCCGGCTGCAGGCGCTTCCGGGCGTCACCGCCACCCAGACCCTCACGGTCATCGACGAGGTCGTCCACCGCCCGGTGGTGCGCCCCGAGGACTGA
- the egtB gene encoding ergothioneine biosynthesis protein EgtB, whose protein sequence is MTADPTAERAAAEDLRSRIAAELDTGRARSVGLTLEALDEAELVTQHSPLMSPLVWDLAHVGNYEEQWLLRAAAGGRALRPDIDVLYDAFENPRAERVALPLLSPSEAEDYNARVRDRVLDSLDRAALHSDDPLLGGGFVYHMVIQHEHQHDETMLATHQLRGGAPALQDPPAPPAPGAYTGPGEVLVDAGPFTMGTTADPWAYDNERPAHTVDLPPFWIDARAVTNAQYLEFVADGGYDDPRWWSERGWDWRTGSGTSAPAFWARDGGARVRRRLGRVEPLPLDEPVQHVSFYEAEAYSRWAGKRLPTEAEWEKAARFDPATGDCRRFPWGPDEPEARHANLGQRLLRPAPAGTHPAGAAPCGALQMLGDVWEWTSSDFTGYPGFAAFPYREYSEVFFGGDYKVLRGGSWATHPTAVRTTFRNWDHPVRRQIFTGFRCARDAGGGTGNRED, encoded by the coding sequence ATGACCGCCGACCCCACCGCCGAGCGTGCCGCAGCCGAGGATCTGCGCAGCCGCATCGCCGCCGAACTCGACACCGGACGCGCCCGCAGCGTCGGCCTCACCCTGGAGGCCCTCGACGAGGCCGAGCTCGTCACCCAGCACTCGCCTCTGATGTCACCGCTGGTATGGGACCTCGCCCACGTCGGCAACTACGAGGAGCAGTGGCTGCTGCGCGCCGCCGCCGGCGGCCGGGCGCTGCGCCCCGACATCGACGTCCTCTACGACGCGTTCGAGAACCCGCGCGCCGAACGCGTCGCCCTCCCCCTGCTCTCGCCCAGCGAAGCCGAGGACTACAACGCCCGCGTGCGCGACCGCGTGCTCGACAGCCTGGACCGCGCCGCCCTCCACTCCGACGACCCGCTGCTGGGCGGCGGATTCGTCTACCACATGGTCATCCAGCACGAGCACCAGCACGACGAGACCATGCTCGCCACCCACCAGTTGCGCGGCGGAGCCCCGGCGCTGCAGGACCCGCCCGCACCGCCCGCGCCGGGCGCCTACACCGGCCCCGGCGAGGTGCTCGTCGACGCCGGGCCCTTCACCATGGGCACCACCGCCGACCCCTGGGCCTACGACAACGAACGCCCCGCCCATACCGTCGACCTGCCGCCGTTCTGGATCGACGCCCGCGCCGTCACCAACGCCCAGTACCTGGAGTTCGTCGCCGACGGCGGCTACGACGACCCCCGCTGGTGGAGCGAGCGCGGCTGGGACTGGCGCACCGGTTCGGGCACGAGCGCGCCCGCCTTCTGGGCCCGCGACGGCGGCGCCCGGGTGCGGCGCCGGCTGGGCCGCGTGGAACCGCTGCCCCTGGACGAGCCGGTGCAGCACGTGAGCTTCTACGAGGCCGAGGCCTACTCCCGCTGGGCCGGCAAGCGCCTGCCCACCGAAGCGGAGTGGGAGAAGGCCGCACGCTTCGACCCCGCCACCGGCGACTGCCGCCGCTTCCCCTGGGGCCCCGACGAGCCTGAGGCCCGCCACGCCAACCTCGGCCAGCGCCTGCTGCGGCCCGCCCCGGCCGGAACCCACCCGGCCGGGGCCGCCCCCTGCGGCGCGCTGCAGATGCTCGGCGACGTGTGGGAGTGGACCTCCTCCGACTTCACGGGCTACCCCGGATTCGCGGCCTTCCCCTACCGCGAGTACTCCGAAGTGTTCTTCGGCGGCGACTACAAGGTGCTGCGCGGCGGCTCCTGGGCCACCCACCCCACCGCTGTGCGCACCACCTTCCGCAACTGGGACCACCCCGTCCGGCGCCAGATCTTCACCGGATTCCGCTGCGCCCGCGACGCCGGAGGCGGCACCGGAAACCGGGAGGACTGA
- the dapB gene encoding 4-hydroxy-tetrahydrodipicolinate reductase, producing MIKVGVFGARGRMGSEVVKAVEAAADTELVAAVDDPSERGDVRGADVVVDFTHPGEVLANVRWLAENGIHAVVGTSGFDDARLAEVREALAANPGPNVLIAPNFGIAAVLMMNFAAKAAPYFESTEIVELHHPNKADAPSGTAYRTAEMVAQARERAGAEPMPDATASEIAGARGAEVAGVPVHALRMTGMIAHQEVVFGTHGETLRIRHDSMNRESFMPGVLLGVRRVADLPERVTVGLEPLLGLD from the coding sequence GTGATCAAGGTAGGAGTGTTCGGCGCCCGCGGGCGCATGGGATCCGAAGTCGTCAAGGCGGTCGAAGCGGCGGCCGACACCGAGCTGGTCGCCGCGGTCGACGACCCGTCCGAACGCGGCGATGTCCGCGGCGCCGACGTCGTCGTCGACTTCACCCACCCCGGCGAGGTCCTGGCCAACGTCCGCTGGCTCGCCGAGAACGGCATCCACGCCGTCGTGGGCACCAGCGGCTTCGACGACGCGCGCCTGGCCGAGGTGCGCGAGGCACTGGCCGCCAACCCCGGCCCCAACGTGCTGATCGCGCCCAACTTCGGCATCGCCGCCGTGCTGATGATGAACTTCGCCGCCAAGGCGGCGCCCTACTTCGAGTCCACCGAGATCGTCGAGCTGCACCATCCCAACAAGGCCGACGCGCCCAGCGGGACCGCCTACCGCACCGCCGAGATGGTCGCCCAGGCGCGGGAGCGGGCCGGCGCCGAGCCGATGCCCGACGCCACCGCCTCCGAGATCGCCGGCGCCCGCGGCGCCGAGGTCGCGGGAGTGCCGGTGCACGCGCTGCGCATGACCGGGATGATCGCCCACCAGGAGGTCGTCTTCGGCACCCACGGCGAGACGCTGCGCATCCGGCACGACTCCATGAACCGCGAGTCGTTCATGCCGGGTGTGCTGCTGGGTGTCCGCCGGGTCGCCGACCTGCCCGAGCGGGTGACCGTGGGGTTGGAGCCGTTGCTCGGCCTGGACTAG
- the egtC gene encoding ergothioneine biosynthesis protein EgtC, with translation MCRHLAYLGAPRTLYTLLYTDPNALHAQSYAPRKQHHGTVNADGFGAGWYTPDRAEPLRYRRAMPIWADASFADASRAVTAACAVAAVRDATPGFGSDESCAQPFRGDTWLFSHNGAAEDDEALAAGLGTPAPPGALDARTPVDSAPLFAAALRHWRAGAGLGPALARVVVQARACSAGRYNLLASDGDRLAATADGDTLYARHGADGVWLASEPLDDDPAWQEIPDGCLVTADRGGLHTRPITAAT, from the coding sequence ATGTGCCGCCACCTCGCCTATCTCGGCGCGCCCCGCACCCTGTACACGCTGCTCTACACCGACCCGAACGCGCTGCACGCCCAGTCCTACGCGCCGCGCAAGCAGCACCACGGCACCGTCAACGCCGACGGGTTCGGCGCCGGCTGGTACACCCCGGACCGCGCCGAGCCGCTGCGCTACCGCCGCGCGATGCCGATCTGGGCCGACGCGTCCTTCGCCGACGCCTCCCGCGCCGTCACCGCCGCCTGCGCGGTGGCGGCGGTACGCGACGCCACCCCCGGATTCGGCAGCGACGAATCCTGCGCCCAGCCCTTCCGCGGCGACACGTGGCTGTTCTCCCACAACGGCGCCGCCGAGGACGACGAAGCCCTCGCCGCCGGCCTCGGAACCCCCGCACCGCCGGGCGCCCTCGACGCCCGCACACCCGTGGACTCCGCGCCGCTGTTCGCTGCGGCGCTGCGCCACTGGCGCGCCGGCGCCGGCCTGGGGCCGGCCCTGGCACGGGTGGTCGTCCAGGCCCGCGCCTGCTCGGCCGGGCGCTACAACCTGCTCGCCTCCGACGGCGACCGCCTGGCCGCGACGGCCGACGGCGACACCCTCTACGCCCGCCACGGCGCCGACGGCGTGTGGCTGGCCTCCGAACCCCTCGACGACGATCCCGCCTGGCAGGAGATCCCCGACGGCTGCCTGGTCACCGCCGACCGGGGCGGCCTGCACACCCGCCCGATCACCGCAGCCACCTGA
- the egtA gene encoding ergothioneine biosynthesis glutamate--cysteine ligase EgtA codes for MSYITANDVQNYIHGICFKTGPPGRVGAETEWLVRDPLRPREPVPLARLSSLVEAIGTLPGNSTVTFEPGGQLELSSPPLRGPGAAHTALARDLALIRTRLHAAGLVLDGNGLDPRRPPVRQLTLPRYTAMEDYFHSAGCATGPLMMCSTASLQVCLDIGADTADAAHRWRLANRLGPLFVAAFANSPIHRGRATGWRSTRWAIWDAIDPTRTSPVASGDPVAAWTGYAMRARIMSIRDDTGSWVVDPGIAFGEWLARHRPRPPTHDDLVHHLSTLFPPVRPRGWLELRMIDAPPARWWPVPIAVAAALLDDPGAARTAAEAVDRLGGGADPGRRLWERAARAALTDPALAECARTCFAAASEALGRMDAADLVGVVDEYRERFIERGRCPADAQRLDMAA; via the coding sequence ATGTCCTACATCACCGCGAACGACGTGCAGAACTACATCCACGGCATCTGCTTCAAAACCGGCCCGCCCGGACGCGTCGGAGCCGAAACCGAATGGCTCGTCCGCGACCCGCTGCGCCCCCGCGAACCCGTACCACTGGCCCGGCTGTCGTCCCTGGTCGAGGCGATCGGGACACTCCCCGGCAACAGCACCGTCACCTTCGAACCCGGAGGGCAGCTTGAGCTCAGCTCGCCGCCCCTCCGCGGCCCCGGGGCCGCCCACACCGCCCTGGCGCGCGACCTCGCTCTGATCCGCACGCGGCTGCACGCCGCCGGCCTGGTCCTCGACGGAAACGGCCTGGATCCGCGGCGGCCCCCGGTCCGCCAGCTCACCCTCCCGCGCTACACCGCGATGGAGGACTACTTCCACTCCGCCGGATGCGCCACCGGCCCGCTGATGATGTGCAGCACCGCATCGCTGCAGGTCTGCCTGGACATCGGCGCCGACACCGCCGACGCCGCACACCGCTGGCGGCTGGCCAACCGGCTCGGGCCGCTGTTCGTCGCGGCCTTCGCCAATTCGCCCATCCACCGCGGCCGCGCGACCGGCTGGCGCTCCACCCGCTGGGCCATCTGGGACGCCATCGACCCCACCCGCACCAGCCCCGTCGCCTCCGGCGACCCCGTCGCCGCCTGGACCGGCTACGCCATGCGCGCCCGGATCATGTCGATCCGCGACGACACCGGGTCCTGGGTCGTCGACCCCGGCATCGCCTTCGGCGAATGGCTGGCCCGGCACCGGCCCCGCCCGCCCACGCACGACGACCTCGTCCACCACCTCAGCACCCTGTTCCCGCCGGTACGGCCGCGGGGATGGCTGGAACTGCGGATGATCGACGCGCCGCCCGCCCGCTGGTGGCCGGTGCCCATCGCCGTAGCCGCGGCGCTGCTGGACGATCCGGGGGCCGCCCGGACCGCCGCTGAAGCCGTCGACCGCCTCGGCGGGGGCGCCGACCCCGGCCGCCGGCTGTGGGAACGGGCCGCGCGCGCCGCACTGACCGATCCCGCCCTCGCCGAATGCGCACGCACCTGCTTCGCCGCCGCGTCCGAGGCGCTGGGGCGGATGGACGCAGCCGACCTGGTCGGCGTCGTCGACGAGTACCGCGAGCGCTTCATCGAGCGCGGGCGCTGTCCCGCCGACGCGCAGCGCCTGGACATGGCCGCCTGA